The Mastomys coucha isolate ucsf_1 unplaced genomic scaffold, UCSF_Mcou_1 pScaffold11, whole genome shotgun sequence genome includes a window with the following:
- the Csf2rb gene encoding cytokine receptor common subunit beta, whose product MALPWGLHYMALVALCWRHGVTEAEDTVPLKTLQCYNDYTNHIILFPDRKQPVPCELSENLMWSECPSSHRCVPRRCVIPYTRFSITNEDYYSFQPDRDLGTQLMVPLAQHGEELGSCPGSGFRNGQVQMQPPTLNLTKNRDSYSLHWKTQKMSSSSIKHTFQVQYKKKSDSWEVRSRTQGMLWTGRRGKRGYFREPYLSGIQAQRVMPTLWIVLIPVFLILTLLLGLRFGGVYGYGLYKKWKEKIPNPSKSFLFQDGGKGLWSAGGMAASASKNPSPPEPQSSLFTEQQGVSYMHLEDSEVSPLTIEDPNMAQDPQSGPETTPVISSKLTEQPSDIQVDPPTPSSRPKKKVPSFDFNGPYLGPPQTHSLPDLPGQLASPQVGGSLKPALPSSLEYMCLPPGGQVQLVPLSQVMGQGQNVDVQCGSSLETTGSPSTEPQESPPFELRVEEQEPRDNPMTQPISSGGPEDIMMASNYVTPADLVLTLPTGPLPTSLGPSLGFPSAQSPSLCLKLPKVPSGSPALGPPEFEDYVELPPSMSQPAKSPPSHPALPMTSSPSVSPGEPREEAGPASPHPEGLLVLQQVGDYCFLPGLGPGPLSPHSKPPSPGPEIEDLDQDLSVKKLPYQSLLQVPAVQFFKSLKHQDYLSLPPWDSNQSG is encoded by the exons TGTTCCCTGACAGGAAACAGCCAGTGCCCTGTGAGCTCAGTGAGAACCTCATGTGGTCAGAGTGCCCATCATCCCATCGCTGTGTGCCCAGAAGATGTGTCATCCCCTATACACGTTTTTCCATCACAAATGAAGACTACTACTCCTTCCAGCCAGACCGTGATCTGGGCACCCAGCTCATGGTTCCCCTGGCCCAGCATGGTGAGGAGCTGGGGTCCTGCCCAGGCAGTGGGTTCAGGAATGGCCAGG TCCAGATGCAGCCTCCAACCCTCAACCTGACCAAGAACAGAGACAGCTACAGCCTGCATTGGAAAACTCAGAAAATGTCCTCCTCATCAATTAAGCACACATTCCAGGTCCAATACAAGAAGAAATCAGACAGCTGGGAGGTGAGGTCCAGGACCCAGGGGATGTTAtggacagggaggagaggaaagagaggatatTTTAGGGAGCCCTACTTGTCAGGA ATTCAGGCTCAGAGAG TGATGCCCACACTGTGGATAGTCCTCATTCCGGTCTTTCTCATCCTCACCTTGCTCCTGGGCCTCCGTTTTGGTGGTGTCTATGGATACGG GTTGTACaagaagtggaaggaaaaaatCCCCAACCCCAGCAAGAGCTTCCTGTTCCAG GATGGAGGTAAAGGACTCTGGTCTGCTGGTGGCATGGCAGCCTCCGCCTCTAAGAACCCCTCTCCCCCGGAACCACAGAGCAGCCTTTTCACTGAGCAACAAGG GGTGTCGTATATGCACTTGGAGGACAGCGAAGTGTCACCTCTCACCATTGAGGACCCTAATATGGCTCAAGATCCACAATCGGGGCCTGAAACAACCCCAGTCATCTCATCTAAACTTACAGAGCAGCCTTCTGACATTCAAGTAGACCCACCAACTCCTTCCAGCAGACCTAAGAAGAAAGTACCCAGCTTTGACTTCAACGGCCCCTACCTAGGGCCTCCCCAAACCCATTCCCTGCCTGATCTCCCAGGCCAGCTGGCTTCCCCCCAGGTGGGTGGGAGCCTGAAGCCAGCACTGCCAAGTTCCTTGGAGTACATGTGTCTGCCCCCTGGAGGACAAGTGCAACTGGTCCCATTGTCCCAGGTGATGGGGCAGGGCCAGAATGTGGATGTGCAATGTGGGTCTAGCCTGGAGACCACAGGGAGCCCTTCCACGGAACCACAGGAGAGCCCTCCATTTGAGCTGAGGGTAGAGGAACAGGAGCCAAGGGACAACCCAATGACTCAGCCCATAAGCTCTGGGGGCCCTGAGGACATTATGATGGCCTCTAATTATGTTACTCCTGCAGATCTGGTGCTCACTCTGCCCACAGGGCCCCTGCCTACCTCTCTGGGCCCCTCTCTAGGGTTCCCCTCAGCCCAAAGCCCCAGTCTCTGTCTTAAACTGCCCAAGGTCCCCTCTGGAAGCCCAGCTCTTGGGCCACCAGAGTTTGAGGACTATGTCGAGCTGCCTCCAAGCATGAGCCAGCCTGCCAAGTCCCCTCCAAGCCATCCTGCTCTTCCTATGACGAGCAGCCCCTCAGTGAGCCCAGGAGAGCCCAGGGAGGAAGCAGGCCCAGCATCCCCACACCCCGAAGGCCTCCTTGTTCTTCAACAGGTTGGGGACTACTGCTTCCTCCCTGGCCTGGGACCTGGCCCTCTCTCACCACACAGTAAGCCACCTTCTCCAGGCCCTGAGATTGAGGACCTAGACCAGGATTTGTCTGTCAAAAAGCTTCCCTACCAATCCTTGCTCCAGGTGCCAGCCGTTCAG TTTTTCAAGTCCCTAAAGCACCAGGACTACCTGTCACTGCCCCCCTGGGACAGTAACCAATCTGGGTAG